One part of the Marinobacter sp. M3C genome encodes these proteins:
- a CDS encoding MbcA/ParS/Xre antitoxin family protein, whose translation MMAAEKKSQADLNRMSVKGLKAVMNILEKWGCSPEQTQAILRLPRATFYRYRSNPDKAKLDADQLTRLSYLLNIHQALRIVFENKDNVYQFMSKKNHNPFFNGRAPLAVIETGDFGALYETYKRIDTLRGGLW comes from the coding sequence ATGATGGCAGCAGAAAAGAAATCTCAGGCCGACCTGAACCGCATGAGCGTTAAGGGCTTGAAAGCGGTTATGAATATTCTGGAAAAATGGGGGTGCTCGCCTGAGCAGACGCAGGCCATTCTCAGGCTCCCGCGAGCAACGTTCTACCGATACCGCAGTAACCCTGATAAAGCCAAACTGGACGCTGACCAACTGACGCGACTGAGCTATCTGCTGAATATTCACCAAGCTTTGCGCATCGTGTTTGAGAACAAGGACAACGTGTACCAATTTATGAGCAAGAAGAACCACAACCCTTTTTTCAATGGCAGAGCGCCGTTAGCCGTTATCGAGACTGGCGATTTTGGGGCTCTTTATGAAACCTACAAGCGAATCGATACGCTTCGCGGAGGACTTTGGTAA